From the Helicobacter pylori genome, one window contains:
- the acnB gene encoding bifunctional aconitate hydratase 2/2-methylisocitrate dehydratase: MKDFLEDYKKSVLERKSEGIPPLPLSAKQVEAVVEILMKDPTNAAFAKELLIHRVSPGVDEGAKVKAEFLAQLSQKKLECAHISALEATTLLGTMLGGYNVEPLIVGLESQDKNIAKESAKALKTTLLVYGSFDKIAAMSKTNALAKEVLESWANAEWFLNKEPLNECIEACVFKIDGETNTDDLSPASDAFTRSDIPLHAKAMLKNRIENYEQRIEAIKTKGVPVAYVGDVVGTGSSRKSATNSIMWHFGKDIPFVPNKRSGGIVIGGVIAPIFFATCEDSGALPIVADVKDLKEGDLIKIYPYKGEITLNDKVVSAFKLEPETLLDEVRASGRIPLIIGRGLTNKARKFLGLGESEAFKKPATPKSDSKGYTLAQKIVGHACGVRGILPGTYCEPKVTTVGSQDTTGAMTRDEVKELASLKFDAPFVLQSFCHTAAYPKPSDVSLHATLPSFITQRGGVALHPGDGVIHTWLNRMGLPDTLGTGGDSHTRFPLGISFPAGSGLVAFAAVTGTMPLNMPESVLVRFKGEMNPGITLRDLVNAIPYYAIKKGLLTVEKKGKINVFNGRILEIEGLPDIKMEQAFELSDASAERSAAACVVRLNKEPMIEYLKSNIKLIDEMIASGYEDKETLKKRRDAMQAWVDKPVLLEPDSNAQYAAVIEIDVAEITEPILACPNDPDDVATLSEVLADTTGKRPHAIDEVFIGSCMTNIGHFRAFGEIVKNAPPSQARLWVVPPSKMDEQELINEGYYAIFGAAGARTEVPGCSLCMGNQARVRDNAVVFSTSTRNFDNRMGRGAKVYLGSAELGATCALLGRIPTKEEYMNLVSEKLESQKDKIYRYMNFNLMENFRL; this comes from the coding sequence ATGAAAGATTTTTTAGAAGATTACAAAAAAAGCGTTTTAGAAAGAAAAAGTGAGGGTATCCCACCACTCCCCTTAAGCGCTAAACAAGTGGAAGCCGTCGTTGAGATTTTGATGAAAGATCCCACAAACGCTGCTTTCGCTAAAGAATTACTCATTCATAGGGTAAGCCCTGGGGTTGATGAAGGGGCGAAAGTCAAAGCGGAATTTTTAGCCCAATTGTCTCAAAAAAAACTAGAATGCGCGCACATTAGTGCTTTGGAAGCGACCACTCTTTTAGGCACGATGCTTGGGGGGTATAATGTAGAGCCTTTGATTGTGGGCTTAGAAAGTCAAGACAAAAACATCGCTAAAGAGAGCGCGAAAGCTTTAAAAACCACCCTTTTAGTCTATGGATCGTTTGATAAAATCGCCGCAATGAGCAAAACTAACGCTCTGGCTAAAGAAGTGCTAGAGTCTTGGGCGAACGCCGAATGGTTTTTGAATAAAGAGCCTTTGAATGAATGCATTGAAGCGTGCGTGTTTAAGATTGATGGCGAAACCAATACCGATGATTTAAGCCCAGCGAGCGATGCTTTCACACGAAGCGATATTCCTTTACACGCCAAAGCCATGCTAAAAAACCGGATTGAAAATTACGAACAACGCATTGAAGCCATTAAAACTAAAGGCGTTCCTGTAGCGTATGTGGGCGATGTGGTTGGCACAGGAAGCTCTAGAAAAAGCGCGACTAACTCCATCATGTGGCATTTTGGTAAGGACATTCCTTTTGTGCCTAATAAAAGGAGTGGGGGCATTGTGATTGGGGGGGTGATCGCTCCGATTTTCTTTGCGACTTGTGAAGATAGCGGGGCGTTACCTATTGTGGCTGATGTTAAAGATTTAAAAGAGGGCGATTTGATTAAAATCTATCCTTATAAAGGCGAAATCACGCTAAACGATAAGGTGGTTAGCGCTTTTAAACTAGAGCCTGAAACTTTGTTAGATGAAGTCAGGGCTTCTGGGCGTATCCCTTTAATCATCGGTAGAGGCTTGACTAATAAAGCGCGTAAATTTTTAGGGCTAGGCGAATCGGAAGCGTTTAAAAAACCAGCCACTCCTAAAAGCGACTCTAAAGGCTACACTTTAGCCCAAAAAATTGTAGGCCATGCTTGTGGGGTAAGAGGGATCTTACCTGGGACTTATTGTGAGCCAAAGGTTACCACCGTGGGCAGTCAAGACACCACAGGGGCGATGACCAGAGATGAGGTTAAAGAATTAGCGAGTTTGAAATTTGATGCGCCTTTTGTGTTACAGAGTTTTTGCCATACCGCCGCTTACCCAAAGCCTAGCGATGTGAGCTTGCATGCAACCTTGCCTAGCTTCATCACTCAAAGAGGCGGTGTGGCGTTGCATCCGGGCGATGGCGTGATCCATACATGGCTGAACCGCATGGGATTGCCTGACACTTTAGGCACAGGGGGGGATAGCCACACCCGTTTCCCTTTAGGCATTAGTTTCCCGGCAGGGAGCGGGTTAGTCGCTTTTGCAGCGGTTACAGGCACGATGCCATTGAACATGCCAGAATCCGTGTTAGTGCGTTTTAAAGGGGAAATGAATCCTGGGATCACCTTAAGGGACTTGGTGAATGCGATCCCTTATTATGCGATTAAAAAAGGGTTACTCACGGTGGAGAAAAAAGGTAAAATCAATGTCTTTAACGGGCGTATTTTAGAGATTGAAGGCCTGCCTGATATTAAAATGGAGCAGGCTTTTGAACTAAGCGATGCGAGCGCAGAAAGGAGCGCGGCAGCTTGCGTGGTGCGTTTGAATAAAGAGCCGATGATTGAATACTTGAAATCCAATATCAAGCTCATTGATGAGATGATTGCGAGCGGTTATGAAGACAAAGAAACTTTGAAAAAACGCAGAGATGCGATGCAAGCTTGGGTGGATAAGCCGGTATTGTTAGAGCCAGATAGTAACGCCCAATACGCCGCTGTCATTGAAATTGATGTGGCAGAAATCACTGAGCCTATTTTAGCTTGCCCTAATGACCCTGATGATGTCGCTACTTTGAGCGAAGTTTTAGCGGATACGACCGGCAAAAGACCGCACGCTATTGATGAAGTGTTTATTGGATCTTGCATGACGAATATCGGGCATTTTAGAGCCTTTGGCGAAATCGTTAAAAACGCTCCTCCTAGTCAAGCGCGCCTTTGGGTAGTGCCACCCAGTAAAATGGACGAACAAGAGCTTATTAATGAGGGCTATTATGCGATTTTTGGGGCTGCTGGGGCAAGGACTGAAGTCCCAGGCTGTAGCTTGTGTATGGGCAATCAAGCGAGGGTTAGGGATAATGCGGTCGTTTTTTCTACTTCCACACGGAATTTTGATAATCGTATGGGCAGAGGGGCTAAAGTGTATTTAGGCAGCGCGGAGCTTGGGGCGACGTGCGCTTTACTAGGGCGAATCCCCACTAAAGAAGAATACATGAATTTAGTGAGTGAAAAGCTAGAGAGCCAAAAAGACAAGATCTATCGCTACATGAACTTTAACTTAATGGAGAATTTCAGGCTCTAG
- a CDS encoding outer membrane family protein: MLKFQKLPLLFVSILYNQSPLLAFDYKFSGVAESVSKVGFNHSKLNSKEGIFPTATFVTATIKLQVDSNLLPKNIEKHSLKIGVGGILGALAYDSTKTLIDQATHQIYGSELFYMIGRWWGFLGNAPWKDSIIESDAHTRNYVLYNSYLFYSYGDKFHLKLGRYLSNMDFMSSYTQGFELDYKINSKIALKWFSSFGRALAFGQWIRDWYAPIVTEDGRKEVDDGIHAAQLYFSSKRVQVMPFAYFLPKTYGAPGIKIHIDSNPKFKGLGLRAQTTINVIFPVYAKDLYDVYWRNSKIGEWGASLFIHQRFDYNEFNFGFGYYQNFGNANARIGWYGNPVPFNYRNNSVYGGFFSNAITADAVSGYVFGGGVYRGFLWGILGRYTYATRASERSINLNLGYKWGSFARVDVNLEYYVVSMHTGYKVNDLTSPFDKAFKANTQDRSNLMVSVKFFF; encoded by the coding sequence GTGTTAAAATTTCAAAAATTGCCTCTATTGTTTGTTTCCATTCTTTACAATCAAAGCCCTTTGTTGGCTTTTGATTATAAGTTTAGTGGGGTAGCGGAATCTGTTTCTAAAGTGGGGTTTAACCATTCCAAACTCAATTCCAAAGAAGGGATTTTCCCTACAGCCACCTTTGTAACCGCCACGATCAAGCTTCAAGTGGATTCCAATCTGCTCCCTAAAAACATTGAAAAACACAGCTTAAAAATAGGCGTTGGGGGGATTTTAGGAGCGCTCGCTTACGATTCCACCAAAACGCTCATAGACCAAGCCACGCATCAAATCTATGGCTCAGAACTTTTTTACATGATAGGGCGTTGGTGGGGGTTTTTAGGCAACGCTCCTTGGAAAGACTCCATCATAGAATCTGACGCTCACACCCGTAATTATGTGCTGTATAATTCCTATTTGTTTTATTCTTATGGCGATAAATTCCACCTAAAGCTAGGGCGCTACCTCTCTAACATGGATTTTATGAGTTCCTACACACAGGGTTTTGAACTGGATTATAAAATCAATTCTAAAATAGCGTTAAAATGGTTTAGTTCTTTTGGGAGGGCTTTAGCTTTTGGGCAATGGATACGGGATTGGTATGCCCCTATTGTAACTGAAGATGGCAGAAAAGAAGTTGATGATGGCATCCATGCCGCGCAACTCTATTTTTCTAGCAAGCGTGTTCAAGTCATGCCTTTTGCTTATTTTTTACCTAAGACTTACGGAGCGCCCGGGATTAAAATCCATATTGACAGCAACCCGAAATTCAAAGGCTTAGGGCTAAGGGCTCAAACCACTATTAATGTGATTTTCCCTGTTTATGCTAAAGATTTATACGATGTGTATTGGCGTAACTCTAAAATTGGCGAATGGGGCGCATCGCTTTTTATCCACCAACGCTTTGACTACAACGAATTTAACTTTGGCTTTGGTTATTACCAAAATTTTGGCAACGCTAACGCAAGGATTGGCTGGTATGGTAACCCCGTCCCTTTTAATTACAGAAATAACAGCGTTTATGGTGGGTTTTTTAGTAACGCTATTACCGCAGACGCTGTTTCTGGGTATGTCTTTGGTGGAGGAGTGTATAGAGGGTTTTTATGGGGTATTTTAGGCAGATACACTTATGCCACTAGAGCGAGCGAAAGATCCATCAACTTGAACTTGGGCTATAAATGGGGTTCTTTTGCTAGAGTTGATGTGAATTTAGAATACTATGTGGTCAGCATGCACACTGGCTATAAGGTTAATGATCTCACTAGCCCTTTTGATAAAGCCTTTAAGGCAAACACACAAGACAGGAGCAACCTTATGGTTAGTGTGAAGTTCTTTTTTTAA
- the lolA gene encoding LolA-like outer membrane lipoprotein chaperone, protein MKAFLKIVMVLVFMGVAHAKNPSTLSKEEEILQNLQSFSAHFKQVLKNEKPLVYYGILKAKAPNWALWVYEKPLKKEIYMNDKEVVVYEPNLFQATITPLKDKTDFFTILKRLKKQTDGSFQTTINKTTYRLVFKDGKPFSLEFKDEMNNLVTITFSQAEINPTIANEIFVFKPKDENIDIVRQ, encoded by the coding sequence ATGAAAGCTTTTTTAAAGATTGTAATGGTTTTGGTTTTTATGGGTGTCGCTCATGCTAAAAATCCTTCAACCCTTTCTAAAGAAGAAGAGATTTTACAAAATTTGCAAAGTTTTAGCGCGCATTTCAAGCAAGTGTTAAAAAATGAAAAACCCTTAGTTTATTATGGGATTTTAAAGGCTAAAGCCCCTAATTGGGCTTTATGGGTTTATGAAAAACCCTTAAAAAAAGAAATTTACATGAACGATAAGGAAGTGGTGGTTTATGAGCCTAATTTATTCCAAGCGACCATCACGCCCTTAAAAGACAAGACGGATTTTTTCACCATTCTCAAGCGGTTAAAAAAGCAAACTGACGGCTCTTTTCAAACGACTATCAACAAGACCACTTATCGTTTGGTTTTTAAAGACGGCAAGCCTTTTTCGTTGGAATTTAAAGATGAAATGAATAATCTTGTTACGATCACTTTTTCTCAAGCAGAAATTAACCCCACCATTGCTAATGAAATCTTTGTTTTTAAGCCTAAAGATGAAAATATTGATATTGTGCGCCAGTGA
- the tyrS gene encoding tyrosine--tRNA ligase: MEQKISVALKEIKRGANEIIGLEYIEKLVRKYYETNERFIVKAGFDPTAPDLHLGHTVLIQKLALLQQYGARVKFLIGDFTAMIGDPTGKNETRKPLNREQVLENAKTYEEQIYKILDQRHTEVCFNSTWLDTLGAKGMIELCAKFSVARMLERDDFAKRYKENRPISIVEFLYPLLQGYDSVAMGADIELGGNDQKFNLLVGRFLQRAYGLNKEQSIITMPLLEGLDGVQKMSKSLGNYVGITEEPNAMFGKIMSVSDDLMWRYYTLLSAKTLEEIEDLKHGILHQTLHPKAVKEDLASEIVARYYDNDQALKAKEQFSKVFSANLLPEILLESDFDEGVGVLDVLKQIGFCPSTSQARRDIQGGGVKINQEVVKDESYRFVKGNYVIQLGKKRFMKLNIN, encoded by the coding sequence ATGGAACAAAAAATCAGTGTGGCCTTAAAAGAGATCAAAAGAGGCGCTAATGAAATCATTGGATTAGAATACATTGAAAAGCTGGTGAGAAAATATTATGAAACCAATGAACGCTTTATCGTTAAGGCCGGTTTTGATCCTACCGCTCCCGATTTGCATTTAGGGCATACGGTATTGATCCAAAAATTAGCTTTATTGCAGCAATATGGGGCTAGGGTTAAGTTTTTGATTGGGGATTTTACCGCTATGATAGGCGATCCTACGGGGAAAAATGAAACGAGAAAACCCCTAAATCGGGAGCAAGTCTTAGAAAACGCTAAAACTTATGAAGAGCAAATCTATAAGATTTTAGATCAAAGACACACCGAAGTGTGCTTTAATTCCACTTGGTTGGATACTTTAGGCGCAAAGGGCATGATAGAATTGTGCGCGAAGTTTTCAGTCGCTAGAATGCTAGAAAGGGACGATTTTGCTAAACGCTACAAAGAAAACCGCCCCATTAGCATCGTGGAATTTTTATACCCTTTGCTGCAAGGCTATGATTCAGTGGCGATGGGTGCGGATATTGAGCTTGGGGGCAATGATCAAAAGTTTAATTTGCTGGTGGGGCGCTTTTTGCAACGAGCTTATGGTTTGAATAAAGAGCAATCTATCATCACCATGCCTTTATTAGAAGGGCTTGATGGGGTGCAAAAAATGAGTAAAAGCTTGGGGAATTATGTGGGGATCACTGAAGAGCCTAACGCGATGTTTGGGAAGATCATGAGCGTGAGCGATGATCTCATGTGGCGATACTACACGCTTTTGAGCGCTAAGACTTTAGAAGAAATTGAAGACTTAAAACATGGTATTTTACACCAAACCTTACACCCTAAAGCCGTTAAAGAGGATCTCGCTAGTGAAATCGTGGCTCGTTATTATGACAACGATCAAGCCCTCAAGGCTAAAGAGCAATTTTCTAAAGTGTTTAGCGCAAACCTTTTGCCTGAAATTTTATTAGAAAGCGATTTTGATGAGGGGGTGGGGGTTTTAGATGTTTTAAAACAGATTGGCTTTTGCCCATCCACTTCACAAGCCAGGCGCGATATTCAAGGGGGAGGGGTAAAGATTAATCAAGAAGTGGTAAAAGATGAGAGTTATCGTTTTGTTAAAGGAAATTATGTTATACAGCTTGGTAAGAAAAGATTTATGAAATTAAATATTAACTAA
- a CDS encoding MqnA/MqnD/SBP family protein: MRFGKIDYLNMLPFDVFIKSYPTPCYFKQFLWLKKTYPSKLNESFLFRRIDAGFISSIAGYPFALHSYSLGIVAYKEVLSVLVVNRENAFDKESASSNALSQALGLKGEVLIGNKALQFYYSNPKKDFIDLAALWYEKKRLPFVFGRLCYYQNKDFYKRLSLAFKHKKTKIPYYILKEAALKTNLKRQDILNYLQKIYYTLGKKEQSGLKAFYRELLFKRIQKPKRF, from the coding sequence GTGCGTTTTGGTAAAATTGATTATTTAAACATGCTCCCTTTTGATGTGTTTATCAAATCCTACCCCACCCCTTGTTATTTCAAACAATTCTTGTGGCTTAAAAAAACCTACCCCTCCAAACTCAATGAGAGTTTTTTATTCAGGCGCATTGATGCGGGGTTTATTTCTTCTATCGCTGGCTATCCATTCGCTCTTCATTCCTATTCTCTAGGCATTGTCGCTTATAAAGAAGTTTTAAGCGTGTTGGTTGTAAATAGAGAAAACGCTTTTGACAAAGAAAGCGCTTCTTCAAACGCCCTCTCTCAAGCGTTAGGGTTAAAAGGCGAAGTTTTAATCGGCAATAAAGCGCTGCAATTTTATTATTCCAACCCTAAAAAAGATTTTATAGATTTAGCCGCTCTTTGGTATGAAAAAAAACGCTTGCCGTTTGTTTTTGGGCGTCTGTGTTATTATCAAAACAAGGATTTTTACAAGCGTTTGTCTTTAGCTTTCAAACACAAAAAAACAAAAATCCCTTACTACATCCTTAAAGAAGCCGCTTTAAAAACCAACTTGAAACGCCAAGACATTCTAAACTACTTGCAAAAAATTTACTACACTTTAGGCAAAAAAGAACAATCAGGCCTTAAAGCGTTCTATCGTGAATTGTTGTTCAAACGCATCCAAAAACCCAAGCGTTTTTAG
- the pyrH gene encoding UMP kinase has protein sequence MQAKIKNKRVLVKFSGEALAGDNQFGIDIHVLDHIAKEIRSLVENDIEVGIVIGGGNIIRGVSAAQGGIIRRTSGDYMGMLATVINAVAMQEALEHIGLDTRVQSAIEIKEICESYIYRKAIRHLEKGRVVIFGAGTGNPFFTTDTAATLRAIEIGSDLIIKATKVDGIYDKDPNKFKDAKKLDTLSYNDALIGDIEVMDDTAISLAKDNKLPIVVCNMFKKGNLLQVIKHQQGVFSMVK, from the coding sequence ATGCAAGCAAAGATAAAAAACAAGCGGGTTTTGGTGAAATTTTCTGGAGAAGCGTTAGCTGGGGACAACCAGTTTGGGATTGACATCCATGTGTTAGATCACATCGCTAAAGAGATCAGAAGTTTAGTGGAAAACGATATTGAAGTGGGTATTGTGATTGGTGGAGGCAATATCATCAGGGGGGTTAGCGCGGCTCAAGGGGGGATCATTAGGCGCACCAGTGGGGATTATATGGGCATGTTAGCCACCGTGATTAATGCGGTAGCGATGCAAGAAGCTTTAGAGCATATCGGTTTAGACACAAGAGTGCAGAGCGCCATTGAAATCAAAGAGATTTGTGAAAGTTATATTTATAGGAAAGCGATCAGGCATTTAGAAAAGGGTAGGGTGGTGATTTTTGGCGCTGGCACGGGAAACCCGTTTTTCACCACCGATACTGCCGCCACTTTAAGAGCGATTGAAATTGGATCGGATCTAATCATTAAAGCGACTAAAGTGGATGGCATTTATGACAAAGACCCTAACAAATTCAAAGACGCCAAAAAATTAGACACTTTAAGTTATAACGATGCCTTGATAGGGGATATTGAAGTGATGGACGATACCGCTATTTCTTTAGCTAAAGACAATAAGCTCCCCATTGTGGTGTGTAACATGTTCAAAAAAGGGAATTTGTTGCAAGTGATTAAGCACCAACAAGGCGTGTTTTCTATGGTAAAATAA
- a CDS encoding DNA-directed RNA polymerase subunit omega, whose protein sequence is MKKERTESLVAQALKNIGNDRYMLDNLVFARVKQLNAGAKTLVNMDPKRHKLVDIAIREIAEGKIDIDRIDERN, encoded by the coding sequence TTGAAAAAAGAGAGAACAGAGAGTTTAGTCGCTCAAGCCTTAAAAAATATTGGGAACGATCGCTACATGCTAGATAATTTGGTTTTCGCTCGTGTGAAGCAACTAAACGCTGGAGCCAAAACTTTAGTGAATATGGACCCTAAGCGTCATAAATTAGTGGATATTGCTATCAGAGAAATCGCTGAAGGGAAAATTGATATAGACAGGATAGATGAACGAAATTGA
- a CDS encoding RelA/SpoT family protein, translating to MNEIDKSVDIGFLRILDVIKKVTTPKGGIEILRTLIDFTPKIENALNLATKSHKGQYRKSGEPYIVHPICVASVVAFCGGDEAMVCAALLHDVVEDTPCEIETIEREFGQDVANLVDALTKITEIRKEELGVSSQDPRMVVSALTFRKILISAIQDPRALVVKISDRLHNMLTLDALPHDKQVRISKETLAVYAPIASRLGMSSIKNELEDKSFYYIYPEEYKNIKEYLHKNKQSLLLKLNAFASKLEKKLFDSGFSHSDFKLVTRVKRPYSIYLKMQRKGAVNIDEILDLLAIRILLKNPIDCYKVLGIIHLNFKPIVSRFKDYIALPKENGYKTIHTTIFDESSVYEVQIRTFDMHMGAEYGNSAHWKYKAGGVDHEDHHEGMRWLQNFKYHDSDLKNDPKEFYELAKNDLYREDIVVFSPHGDTYTLPVGAIALDFAYMVHSDLGDKATDAYINSKKALLNQELRSGDVVKIIKGDKVIPRFIWMDQLKTSKAKNHLRIQRRNRLKEIDTKSMINILATFFGRSVFEDADLKDYKNFEEKLTDCGVETTLTEAMKSFENLAKLTEEIENKVFSLKEDAILEYQEMSLWTRGLRYLGFKTNVLNFLTPNRQWQCKELEHFSVCSSNALEIKQVLLNDCCYPKYGDEIIAIVTDLKDPKAIAHHKFCKKAMVEVDSKVPMVYIEWHKRDRTIYKMMFYLGEKKSVLASLLTFLNRNECNIVGVSYLGYKDKYSSHCEVSFEIATDKADWMRALINRKYQDRIVELSSLDDAYELQ from the coding sequence ATGAACGAAATTGACAAATCCGTTGATATCGGATTCTTACGGATTCTGGATGTTATTAAAAAAGTTACGACTCCAAAGGGTGGCATTGAAATCTTAAGGACTTTAATTGATTTCACGCCCAAAATTGAAAACGCCCTAAATTTAGCGACCAAAAGCCACAAGGGGCAATACAGAAAGAGCGGCGAGCCTTATATTGTCCATCCTATTTGCGTGGCGAGCGTGGTGGCGTTTTGTGGGGGCGATGAGGCGATGGTGTGTGCTGCGCTTTTGCATGATGTGGTAGAAGACACGCCCTGTGAGATTGAAACGATTGAGCGAGAATTTGGGCAAGATGTGGCTAATTTAGTGGATGCGCTCACTAAAATCACTGAAATCAGGAAAGAAGAATTAGGCGTGAGTTCTCAAGATCCCAGAATGGTGGTTTCAGCCCTCACTTTTAGAAAGATCCTTATTAGCGCGATACAAGATCCAAGAGCCTTAGTGGTGAAGATTAGCGACAGGTTGCACAACATGCTCACCTTAGACGCTTTGCCCCATGACAAGCAGGTGCGTATTTCTAAAGAAACTCTAGCGGTGTATGCCCCCATAGCGAGCCGATTGGGCATGTCTTCAATCAAAAATGAATTAGAAGACAAGAGCTTTTATTATATTTATCCAGAAGAGTATAAAAATATCAAGGAGTATTTGCACAAAAACAAGCAGTCTTTACTTTTAAAACTCAACGCTTTTGCGAGCAAGTTAGAAAAAAAGCTTTTTGACAGCGGGTTTAGCCATTCGGATTTCAAACTCGTTACAAGGGTGAAGCGCCCTTATTCTATTTATCTTAAGATGCAACGAAAAGGTGCGGTCAATATTGATGAAATTTTAGACTTGTTAGCCATTAGGATTTTATTGAAAAACCCGATTGATTGCTACAAGGTTTTAGGGATTATTCATTTGAATTTCAAACCCATTGTCTCTCGTTTTAAAGATTACATCGCTTTACCGAAAGAAAATGGCTACAAGACAATACACACGACCATTTTTGATGAATCTTCTGTTTATGAAGTGCAGATCCGCACCTTTGATATGCACATGGGGGCGGAGTATGGTAATTCAGCCCATTGGAAGTATAAAGCTGGGGGCGTGGATCATGAAGATCATCATGAGGGCATGCGGTGGTTGCAAAATTTTAAATACCATGACAGCGATCTAAAAAACGACCCTAAAGAATTTTACGAACTCGCTAAGAACGATTTGTATCGTGAAGATATTGTCGTTTTTTCGCCCCATGGGGACACTTACACCTTACCGGTGGGCGCGATCGCTTTAGATTTCGCTTACATGGTGCATAGCGATTTGGGCGATAAAGCCACGGACGCTTATATCAATAGTAAAAAAGCCTTACTCAATCAAGAATTAAGGAGTGGGGATGTGGTTAAAATCATTAAAGGCGATAAAGTAATACCTCGTTTCATTTGGATGGATCAGCTTAAAACTTCTAAGGCTAAAAACCATTTGCGCATCCAAAGAAGAAACCGCTTGAAAGAGATTGACACTAAGAGCATGATCAATATCTTAGCGACTTTTTTTGGGCGCTCTGTTTTTGAAGATGCGGATTTGAAAGATTATAAAAACTTTGAAGAAAAATTAACAGATTGTGGGGTGGAGACCACCTTAACAGAAGCGATGAAAAGCTTTGAAAATTTGGCCAAACTCACTGAAGAGATTGAAAATAAGGTGTTTTCCTTGAAAGAAGACGCGATTTTGGAATACCAAGAGATGAGTTTATGGACTCGAGGTTTGAGGTATTTGGGTTTTAAAACCAATGTTTTGAATTTTTTAACCCCCAACCGGCAATGGCAGTGTAAGGAATTGGAGCATTTTAGCGTTTGTTCAAGCAACGCTTTAGAAATCAAACAGGTGTTATTGAATGATTGTTGTTACCCTAAATATGGCGATGAAATCATTGCGATCGTAACGGATTTGAAAGATCCAAAGGCGATTGCACACCATAAATTTTGCAAAAAAGCGATGGTGGAAGTGGATTCTAAAGTGCCGATGGTTTATATAGAATGGCACAAGCGGGATCGAACGATTTATAAAATGATGTTTTATTTAGGAGAGAAAAAGTCGGTTTTAGCGAGTTTATTGACTTTTTTAAACAGGAATGAATGCAATATTGTGGGCGTGTCTTACTTAGGCTATAAGGACAAATATTCTAGCCATTGCGAAGTGAGTTTTGAAATAGCCACGGATAAGGCGGATTGGATGAGGGCTTTAATCAATCGCAAATATCAGGATAGGATTGTAGAATTATCCAGTCTGGATGACGCTTATGAACTACAATAA